Proteins co-encoded in one Setaria viridis chromosome 9, Setaria_viridis_v4.0, whole genome shotgun sequence genomic window:
- the LOC117840960 gene encoding probable leucine-rich repeat receptor-like protein kinase IMK3, with product MGVRSCRRDGVQCNVRSRRERRGGGLLVSLRLLLLLLLAAAAAMPARGQRSDGVVIAQADLQGLQAIRQALVDPRGFLSGWNGTGLDACSGGWAGIKCARGKVVAIQLPFKGLAGSLSDKVGQLTALRRLSFHDNIIGGQVPAAIGFLRDLRGVYLHNNRFAGAVPPALGGCALLQTLDLSGNYLSGSIPSTLANATRIYRINLAYNNLSGVVPGSLTSLPFLESLELGNNNLSGVMPPTIGNLRLLHDLSLGNNLISGSIPEGIGNLSKLRSLDLSDNLLGGSLPASLCNLTSLVELNLDGNDIGGQIPECFDGLKNLTKLSLKRNVLDGEIPATVGNLSALSLLDVSENNLTGEIPASLSGLANLNSFNVSYNNLSGPVPVVLSNKFNSTSFVGNLQLCGFNGSAICTSASSPVVSPSPPLPLSQRRTRKLNKKELIFAVGGILLLFLLLFCCVLLFWRKDKKESSSPKKSAKDTTTTKTVGKPGSGAGSGTDGGGDSGGKLVHFDGPLSFTADDLLCATAEILGKSTYGTVYKATMEDGSYVAVKRLREKIAKSQKEFEAEVNALGKIRHPNLLALRAYYLGPKGEKLLVFDYMPKGNLNSLLHARAPDSSPVDWPTRMNIAMGVARGLHHLHTDANMVHGNLTSNNILLDEGNDAKIADCGLSRLMSAAANSSVIAAAGALGYRAPELSKLKKANTKTDIYSLGVVMLELLTGKSPGDTTNGLDLPQWVASVVEEEWTNEVFDLEFMKDAAAGSETGEELVKTLKLALHCVDPSPPARPEAQQVLRQLEQIKPSIAVSAASSFTGEPSHTTATATSVTDETKSTITE from the exons ATGGGTGTGCGGAGCtgccgccgcgacggcgtccAATGCAATGTCAGGTCGAGAAGGgagcggcgaggtggaggcttGCTGGTGTCGCTGCGGttgctcctcctgctgctgctggcggcggcggcggcgatgccggCGCGCGGGCAGCGGTCGGACGGCGTGGTGATCGCGCAGGCGGACCTGCAGGGGCTGCAGGCCATCCGGCAGGCGCTGGTGGACCCGCGCGGGTTCCTGTCGGGGTGGAACGGCACGGGCCTCGACGCCTGCTCCGGCGGCTGGGCCGGGATCAAGTGCGCGCGGGGGAAGGTCGTGGCCATCCAGCTCCCCTTCAAGGGCCTCGCCGGCTCGCTCTCCGACAAGGTCGGCCAGCTCACCGCGCTGCGCAGGCTCAGCTTCCACGACAACATCATCGGGGGCCAGGTACCCGCCGCCATCGGCTTCCTCCGCGACCTCCGCGGGGTGTACCTCCACAACAACCGCTTCGCCGGCGCCGTGCCCCCCGCGCTCGGCGGATGCGCGCTCCTCCAGACGCTCGACCTCAGCGGCAACTACCTCTCGGGGAGTATCCCTTCCACCCTCGCCAACGCCACCCGCATCTATAGGATCAACCTCGCGTACAACAACCTCTCCGGTGTCGTGCCGGGCAGCCTCACCTCCCTCCCGTTCCTTGAATCCCTTGAGCTAGGCAACAACAATCTCAGTGGCGTGATGCCGCCCACCATTGGCAACCTCAGGTTGCTCCACGACCTCTCTCTCGGTAACAATTTGATCAGTGGAAGCATCCCTGAAGGGATTGGGAACCTCTCCAAGCTCCGAAGTTTGGACCTCTCTGACAATCTGTTGGGTGGTAGCCTCCCTGCGTCACTTTGCAACCTCACTTCGTTAGTCGAGCTCAATCTCGACGGCAATGACATTGGAGGACAAATCCCGGAATGCTTTGACGGGCTGAAGAACTTGACCAAGCTGTCTCTGAAGAGGAATGTCCTCGACGGCGAGATTCCAGCCACCGTCGGGAACCTCTCGGCACTGTCACTGCTCGACGTGTCGGAGAACAACCTCACCGGTGAAATCCCAGCCTCCTTGAGCGGCCTTGCCAATCTCAATTCTTTCAATGTTTCCTACAACAACCTCTCAGGTCCTGTGCCTGTGGTTCTGTCCAACAAGTTCAATTCCACCTCGTTCGTTGGAAACCTTCAGCTCTGTGGGTTCAACGGCTCCGCCATTTGCACTTCCGCTTCATCTCCGGTGGTGTCGCCGTCTCCTCCGCTGCCTTTGTCGCAGCGGCGGACACGGAAGCTCAACAAAAAGGAGCTCATCTTTGCAGTGGGAGGCATCCTCTTGCTCTTCTTGCTCCTGTTCTGCTGCGTCCTCCTCTTCTGGAGGAAGGACAAGAAGGAAAGCTCGTCTCCCAAGAAGAGCGCCAAGGACACGACCACCACCAAGACCGTCGGCAAGCCCGGTTCTGGCGCAGGCTCGGGCACTGACGGCGGTGGTGACAGCGGCGGCAAGCTGGTTCATTTTGACGGTCCGCTCTCGTTCACAGCGGACGACCTGCTGTGTGCGACCGCGGAGATCCTGGGGAAGAGCACCTACGGGACGGTGTACAAGGCGACCATGGAGGACGGCAGCTACGTCGCGGTGAAGCGGCTCCGGGAGAAGATCGCCAAGAGCCAGAAGGAGTTTGAGGCGGAGGTGAACGCGCTCGGCAAGATCCGGCACCCCAACCTCCTCGCCCTCAGGGCCTACTACCTGGGGCCCAAGGGCGAGAAGCTCCTGGTGTTCGACTACATGCCCAAAGGCAACCTCAACTCTTTACTCCATG CTCGTGCGCCGGATAGCAGCCCGGTAGACTGGCCGACGAGGATGAACATCGCGATGGGCGTGGCGCGGGGGCTGCACCACCTGCACACCGACGCCAACATGGTGCACGGCAACCTCACCAGTAACAACATCCTCCTGGACGAGGGTAACGACGCCAAGATCGCCGACTGCGGCCTGTCGCGCCTCATGAGCGCGGCGGCCAACTCCAGCGTgatcgccgccgcgggcgccctCGGCTACCGCGCGCCCGAGCTCTCCAAGCTGAAGAAGGCCAACACCAAGACCGACATCTACAGCCTCGGCGTGGTCATGCTCGAGCTCCTGACCGGCAAGTCGCCAGGGGATACGACCAACGGTCTCGACCTGCCGCAGTGGGTGgcctcggtcgtcgaggaggagTGGACCAACGAGGTGTTCGACCTGGAGTTCATGAAGGACGCTGCAGCGGGCTCAGAGACCGGAGAGGAGCTGGTCAAGACGCTGAAACTGGCATTGCATTGCGTTGATCCTTCGCCACCAGCGAGGCCCGAGGCCCAGCAGGTACTGCGTCAGCTTGAGCAGATCAAGCCCTCTATTGCGGTCTCTGCCGCCTCGTCCTTCACCGGTGAGCCCAGCCATACTACCGCAACAGCCACCAGCGTCACCGACGAAACGAAATCTACAATTACAGAGTAG